In the Bacteroidota bacterium genome, one interval contains:
- the nadC gene encoding carboxylating nicotinate-nucleotide diphosphorylase — translation MTIEEYLDQFIENAIKEDVGDGDHTSLSCIPASEKGRMHLIIKQNGILAGVEVALRVFQKIDKDIKLRLFLPDGSEVKKGDIVLEVEGKVQSLLLAERLVLNIMQRMSGIATKTSRYVSKLKGLKTKVLDTRKTTPGMRLLEKAAVKIGGAQNHRIGLYDMILIKDNHIDFAGGIEQAINKTNEYLKAKNKNLKIEIEARTIQDVEKIIEVGHIDRILLDNFSIENTRKAVSLINGCYETESSGMITLDTIRDYAECGVDFVSVGALTHDIESLDMRLKAF, via the coding sequence ATGACAATTGAAGAGTATTTAGACCAGTTTATTGAAAATGCTATCAAAGAAGATGTAGGCGACGGAGATCATACTTCCTTGTCCTGTATACCTGCCTCAGAAAAAGGCCGGATGCATCTGATCATCAAACAGAACGGAATCCTTGCCGGGGTTGAAGTTGCCCTCAGAGTTTTCCAGAAAATTGATAAGGATATTAAGTTGAGGTTATTTCTGCCCGATGGTAGTGAAGTAAAAAAAGGCGATATCGTTTTGGAAGTTGAAGGTAAAGTACAATCCTTGCTTTTGGCTGAACGCCTTGTTCTCAATATTATGCAACGGATGAGCGGAATTGCCACAAAAACTAGCAGATATGTCAGCAAATTAAAGGGATTGAAAACGAAAGTCCTTGATACCCGTAAGACTACACCGGGCATGCGTCTGCTGGAAAAAGCAGCTGTTAAAATTGGCGGAGCCCAAAACCACCGAATCGGACTTTATGATATGATACTGATTAAAGATAATCATATTGACTTTGCCGGGGGAATTGAGCAGGCAATCAACAAGACAAACGAATATCTGAAGGCAAAGAATAAAAATCTGAAAATTGAAATTGAAGCCCGCACAATTCAGGATGTGGAAAAGATTATAGAAGTGGGTCATATAGATAGGATTCTGTTGGATAACTTTAGCATAGAAAATACCCGTAAAGCCGTTTCCCTTATTAATGGCTGTTATGAAACAGAATCTTCAGGCATGATTACCCTGGATACAATCCGGGATTATGCAGAGTGCGGGGTTGATTTTGTTTCTGTAGGTGCCCTGACCCATGATATTGAAAGTCTGGATATGAGATTGAAAGCATTTT